Proteins co-encoded in one Cercospora beticola chromosome 7, complete sequence genomic window:
- a CDS encoding uncharacterized protein (antiSMASH:Cluster_6), which yields MFSGLVSLRPGQSMARDLFLSLLFTARLAQAQLPQASLVAGGGVDGTGLPPCLNAVTVTVFPPDYTGIFASLTIPGIPLTTLPPLTLPTGLPDLGLSSLVSEIGDVLPTNLPGGLSSLLSDIGGVVPTNAAGLESLISNIGDALPTPTLPLDVSSLLSEIVNPTDLVPDLSQLVPIPSITLPPLVSGVLDIVSAVLPTSQLPTQTPVSFACPRDNGQVIIENGLPYVLNCNGASTGDVFGTRVASSSFNDCFRECDQASVTGLANFCTAFYYVGTPNGDGPGTCYLQNSVAQSFQVARGYISAARLLNYIVGGLSPIPLLDSASSIIVSIPAGLTIPTGLPTLPIPSLPLSLPPLPSDILQLTTALPPLTDLVPGLESLLPTGLPLSDLTNVVPGLTSLLGEVIPTGLPLSDLTNVVPGLTSLLGEVVPTGLPLSDLTNLVPGLTSLLNPDLPLPTELPLSDLTGLIPGLTTLLPTGLPLPTELPLSELTNLIPGLTTLLPTDLPLPTALPISDLTNLIPGLTTLLPTNLPLPSELPLSDLTNLVPGLTSLLDGVLPTALPVTTALAPLPDALSSIISGLGCNVNALLTALGLSGNDSIVSAILAGPTGNICSQLSGLPTVRPTLPLSTPSISVPSGLPLTTAVPSLSIPSLSVPSSGLPSLSVPSLTVPSLSAPSLSGPSLSVPTLSAPSLSAPSLSVPSLSAPSLSVPSLSAPSLSSPGNPFTNLPGLVSSRSSAAAASSSTIPELSLPTSTRRPVFNCPADNGLSYVAPSGQAFTIRCRTNYIGYDLASSPQPNLFSCANSCAFVPGCSGVSYDAQTSLCFYKSSVGSGTPSLITDGAAPVNLDCPAGNGLTYTDFSGANYQVFCNVTFPASTNVTSNINAGGAITARGESLMHRARQAAVAVPAAPGVPDIIRCSIQCSVMEDCEAVTQQNNECVFISNLGNSATGSTIADSVVLVGRQINDGSGATSTSVVTGIPTQASTRQASAINNAPTTTTTTTAVLPPLPTLLPPANSATSQDCGLLGLNCGPTRSQSTAAPASASTGAGGAISAYPPGASPTTSASGPAAASSSTSRDCGLLGLNCIGGNNPGGGNNAPTSTPTAASNSPPVAASSSTSRDCGLLGLNCIGGNQGGGNNAPSPSTASGGAQTVAVTPLPASITTSTTRSTSYSQLTTVLPVTTVTTTSTFTYCNVGPNNFTSCISTVVVRTPTPTSSTRSSTATTSTRRDCGLLGLNCI from the exons ATGTTCTCGGGCTTGGTGTCCCTGAGACCTGGCCAGTCAATGGCCAGAGATCTCTTTTTGTCCCTTCTTTTCACAGCAAGACTTGCTCAAGCACAACTACCGCAAGCCAGTCTGGTTGCTGGCGGTGGGGTGGACGGCACTGGGTTACCAC CTTGTCTAAATGCCGTCACGGTCACTGTTTTTCCGCCGGATTATACGGGGATTTTTGCCAGTTTGACGATACCCGGTATTCCATTGACAACATTACCGCCTTTGACATTGCCAACTGGGTTGCCTGACCTTGGACTATCATCGCTGGTGTCTGAGATTGGCGATGTGCTTCCCACCAACCTCCCTGGCGGACTGTCATCTCTCCTATCGGACATCGGCGGGGTTGTTCCCACGAACGCAGCCGGTCTTGAGTCATTAATCTCAAACATTGGCGACGCACTACCTACACCCACTTTACCGCTCGATGTCTCCTCCTTACTATCAGAGATTGTGAACCCGACCGATCTCGTGCCCGATTTATCGCAACTGGTGCCAATCCCATCGATTACCCTTCCGCCTTTGGTATCAGGAGTTTTGGACATCGTATCAGCCGTCCTGCCAACTTCACAGCTCCCAACTCAAACACCAGTCTCCTTCGCTTGCCCGCGAGACAATGGCCAGGTCATCATCGAAAATGGACTACCTTATGTTCTCAACTGCAATGGCGCCTCGACTGGTGATGTCTTCGGCACTCGAGTCgcctcatcctccttcaaCGACTGCTTCCGGGAATGTGATCAAGCCAGTGTGACCGGTCTAGCAAATTTCTGCACcgccttctactacgttGGAACACCCAATGGCGATGGCCCAGGAACATGTTACCTGCAGAACAGCGTCGCTCAGAGCTTCCAGGTTGCTCGAGGGTACATCAGTGCTGCACGACTGCTCAATTACATTGTTGGAGGTTTGTCGCCAATTCCTCTACTGGACTCCGCGAGCAGCATCATAGTGTCCATACCTGCCGGCTTGACCATTCCAACAGGACTGCCTACACTCCCGATTCCGTCTTTGCCGCTCAGCCTACCACCTCTTCCGTCGGACATTCTGCAATTGACGACGGCGTTGCCTCCTCTCACAGACTTGGTGCCTGGATTGGAATCCTTGCTGCCTACAGGACTCCCTCTGAGCGATTTGACGAATGTGGTTCCGGGTCTGACGAGCTTGTTGGGCGAAGTTATACCCACAGGACTTCCATTGAGTGACTTGACGAATGTGGTGCCAGGACTGACATCCCTGCTGGGCGAGGTCGTGCCGACGGGACTTCCACTCAGCGACTTGACCAACTTGGTGCCTGGCTTGACTTCATTGCTCAACCCAGACTTGCCCCTACCGACTGAGCTCCCGTTGAGCGATCTGACGGGTCTCATACCTGGATTGACTACATTGCTACCAACAGGCTTGCCTCTTCCGACTGAGCTGCCATTGAGCGAACTCACAAATCTTATCCCGGGCTTGACTACACTGCTGCCAACAGACTTGCCGCTGCCAACTGCGCTCCCAATCAGCGACCTGACCAACCTTATTCCAGGTCTGACTACATTGCTGCCTACAAACTTGCCTCTTCCCTCCGAATTGCCACTGAGCGACCTCACGAACCTCGTACCAGGTTTGACGTCTTTGCTGGATGGCGTACTGCCAACAGCCTTGCCAGTCACAACAGCCTTGGCTCCATTACCAGATGCTCTGTCATCCATCATCAGCGGCTTGGGTTGCAATGTCAATGCCCTTCTTACGGCTCTTGGCCTCTCGGGCAACGACTCCATAGTGTCTGCCATCCTCGCCGGACCTACGGGTAATATCTGCTCGCAGCTGTCTGGTCTTCCAACAGTCCGTCCGACTTTGCCTCTGTCAACGCCAAGCATCTCCGTACCATCTGGCTTGCCGTTGACGACTGCTGTACCGTCGCTGAGCATCCCATCACTCAGCGTTCCATCATCTGGTTTGCCGTCGCTCAGCGTGCCTTCGCTCACTGTGCCATCACTGAGTGCACCATCTCTCAGTGGACCATCACTCAGCGTACCAACGCTGAGTGCGCCATCGCTCAGTGCGCCATCATTGAGTGTACCATCACTCAGCGCCCCATCATTGAGCGTACCCTCGCTCAGCGCACCTTCCCTCAGCTCTCCCGGCAACCCCTTCACCAACCTTCCAGGCCTTGTATCATCCcgatcatcagcagcagcagcatcaagctCTACCATCCCCGAACTCTCCCTCCCCACCTCAACTCGCCGCCCAGTCTTCAACTGCCCCGCAGACAACGGCCTCAGCTACGTCGCCCCCTCCGGCCAAGCCTTCACAATCCGCTGCCGCACAAACTACATCGGCTACGACCTCGCCTCTTCCCCTCAACCCAACCTCTTCTCCTGCGCAAACTCCTGTGCATTCGTTCCAGGTTGTTCCGGCGTGAGCTACGACGCTCAAACATCTCTCTGCTTCTACAAATCTAGTGTCGGATCCGGAACTCCGAGCTTGATAACAGATGGCGCTGCGCCTGTGAACTTGGATTGTCCGGCTGGAAACGGATTGACATATACGGACTTCTCCGGAGCGAATTATCAGGTTTTCTGTAATGTTACGTTTCCGGCGAGTACGAATGTTACTTCAAATATCAATGCTGGAGGCGCCATCACTGCGAGAGGAGAGTCACTTATGCATCGAGCAAGAcaggctgctgtggctgtgcCAGCAGCGCCAGGAGTGCCGGACATCATTCGCTGCAGTATTCAGTGCTCTGTCATGGAAGACTGCGAGGCAGTGACGCAGCAGAACAACGAATGTGTCTTCATCTCCAATCTAGGCAACTCAGCGACTGGATCGACTATCGCAGATTCTGTGGTCTTGGTTGGAAGACAGATCAATGATGGCTCTGGAGCTACGAGTACTTCGGTTGTGACTGGAATTCCTACTCAAGCGAGCACGAGGCAGGCTTCTGCGATCAACAATGCTCCGACGACTACGACTACGACGACAGCTGTTTTGCCTCCGCTGCCGACATTGCTGCCGCCAGCCAATTCGGCGACATCACAGGATTGTGGTCTGCTAGGTCTGAACTGTGGTCCAACTCGCTCGCAATCTACTGCAGCGCCCGCCTCAGCTTCAACAGGTGCTGGTGGAGCCATCTCGGCATATCCTCCAGGTGCGAGCCCAACCACATCCGCTTCtggcccagcagcagctagTAGCTCAACTAGTCGGGATTGTGGCCTCCTTGGTCTCAATTGCATTGGTGGCAACAACCCAGGTGGAGGTAATAACGCTCCAACTTCGACACCAACCGCAGCGTCGAATTCCCCACCTGTAGCCGCAAGTAGCTCAACTTCGCGAGACTGTGGCCTTCTGGGTCTCAACTGTATTGGCGGAAACCAAGGTGGTGGCAATAATGCTCCATCTCCGAGCACAGCATCGGGCGGTGCACAGACGGTCGCCGTCACACCTCTGCCTGCGTCGATCACGACTAGCACAACTCGAAGCACGAGTTACTCCCAGCTCACCACAGTCCTTCCAGTGACGACAGTGACAACCACCTCGACATTCACGTACTGCAACGTTGGGCCGAACAACTTCACATCTTGTATCTCGACAGTGGTAGTACGAACTCCAACTCCGACATCCAGCACACGGAGCTCCACAGCTACCACATCAACCCGGAGGGATTGTGGGCTGCTGGGCCTCAACTGCATATAG
- the CFD1 gene encoding cytosolic Fe-S cluster assembly factor cfd1: MSLSDIKKIVLVLSGKGGVGKSSVTTQLALSLSLQGHSVGVLDVDLTGPSIPRFLGIENSKVTQAPGGWLPVPIHEAREQQNGSNGEQTNVQATRVGKLGAMSLGFLLANRGDAVVWRGPKKTAMIRQFLTDVQWGQLDYLLIDTPPGTSDEHISLVETLLKSATQEQLAGAVIVTTPQAISVSDVKKEINFCRKVSVKILGVIENMAGFVCPNCSECTNVFSKGGGQAMAQEFNVDFLGSIPIDPMFIRLIEEGKRPSYPQGTIIQGRDMQAEEEASTEGLLVDKYTACSLQPLFETITKDLITKIGT; encoded by the coding sequence ATGTCACTGAGCGACATCAAGAAGATCGTGCTCGTCCTATCGGGCAAAGGCGGCGTCGGGAAATCCAGCGTCACCACCCAGCTTGCCCTCTCGCTGTCCCTCCAAGGCCACTCCGTCGGCGTCCTCGATGTCGATCTCACCGGACCTTCGATACCCCGATTCCTCGGCATAGAAAACTCGAAAGTCACGCAGGCGCCTGGAGGTTGGCTTCCGGTGCCGATACATGAAGCAAGAGAGCAGCAAAATGGGAGCAATGGCGAACAGACAAATGTACAAGCAACGAGGGTAGGGAAGCTGGGAGCAATGTCCCTCGGCTTCCTCCTCGCGAACAGAGGCGATGCAGTCGTATGGCGCGGACCGAAAAAGACAGCCATGATTCGACAATTCCTCACAGATGTACAATGGGGACAACTCGATTACCTCCTCATCGATACTCCACCGGGCACAAGCGACGAGCACATCTCTCTTGTCGAGACACTACTCAAATCTGCGACACAAGAACAACTAGCCGGCGCAGTAATCGTCACAACCCCACAAGCAATCAGCGTCAGCGACGTCAAAAAAGAAATCAACTTCTGCCGAAAAGTCAGCGTGAAAATCCTCGGAGTCATAGAAAACATGGCAGGCTTCGTATGTCCGAATTGCTCCGAATGCACAAATGTCTTCTCCAAAGGTGGAGGACAAGCCATGGCGCAAGAGTTCAACGTCGATTTCCTTGGAAGTATTCCTATCGACCCGATGTTCATTCGCCTAATCGAGGAAGGCAAGCGACCGAGTTATCCTCAAGGCACGATTATCCAAGGACGCGATATGCAagctgaagaggaagcgaGTACGGAAGGATTGTTGGTAGACAAGTATACTGCTTGCTCTCTACAGCCTCTTTTCGAGACGATTACGAAAGATCTAATTACCAAGATCGGAACATGA